One genomic region from Motacilla alba alba isolate MOTALB_02 chromosome 5, Motacilla_alba_V1.0_pri, whole genome shotgun sequence encodes:
- the CHST1 gene encoding carbohydrate sulfotransferase 1: MQCSWKAVLLLALASIAIQYTAIRTFTAKSFHSCPIPNPVNCSLSQDTDVADRLCDENPTFSYNLSRKTHVLILATTRSGSSFVGQLFNQHFDVFYLFEPLYHVQYTLIPKLTQSKSTTDRRVMLGASRDLLRSLYDCDLYFLENYIKPQPVNHTTDRLFRRGASKALCSPPVCESLGAVDLHLEEGDCVKKCGTLNLTLATESCREHGHVAIKTVRVPEVSDLRALVEDPRLNLKVIQLVRDPRGILASRSETFRDTYRLWRIWDGTGRKPYNLDVTQLTTVCEDFWNSVSTGLNRPPWLKGKYMLVRYEDLARNPMKKTEEIYDFLGIPMDSNVERWIQNNTRGDRSSSKHKYGTVRNSAATAEKWRFRLSYEIVAFTQHACQQVLAQLGYKTAGSEEELKNLSISLVEERDFLPFS; encoded by the coding sequence ATGCAATGTTCCTGGAAGGCTGTACTCCTCCTAGCCTTGGCATCCATTGCAATCCAGTATACAGCAATCCGGACCTTCACTGCCAAGTCCTTCCacagctgccccatccctaaTCCTGTGAACTGCAGCCTGAGCCAGGACACTGATGTGGCTGACAGGCTGTGTGATGAGAATCCCACTTTCTCGTATAACCTCTCCAGGAAGACTCACGTCCTCATCCTTGCCACCACCCGCAGTGGCTCCTCATTTGTCGGGCAGCTGTTCAACCAGCACTTCGATGTCTTCTATTTATTTGAGCCCCTCTACCACGTCCAGTACACCCTGATCCCAAAGCTGACCCAGAGCAAGAGTACGACAGACAGGCGGGTCATGCTGGGGGCCAGTCGAGACCTGCTGAGGAGCCTGTATGACTGCGACCTCTACTTCCTGGAGAACTACATCAAGCCCCAGCCTGTCAACCACACCACCGACCGCCTCTTCCGCAGGGGAGCCAGCAAGGCCCTGTGCTCACCACCTGTATGTGagtccctgggagctgtggatCTCCACTTGGAGGAAGGAGACTGCGTGAAGAAGTGTGGGACCTTGAACCTGACGCTGGCCACTGAATCCTGCAGAGAGCACGGCCACGTGGCCATCAAAACCGTACGGGTGCCCGAGGTCAGTGACCTCCGGGCCCTGGTGGAGGACCCGCGGCTGAACTTGAAGGTCATCCAGCTGGTGAGGGACCCCCGGGGGATCCTGGCATCCCGGAGTGAGACCTTCCGAGACACCTACAGGCTGTGGAGGATCTGGGACGGCACTGGCAGGAAGCCATACAACCTGGACGTGACCCAGCTCACCACAGTGTGCGAGGACTTCTGGAACTCTGTGTCCACCGGCCTCAACCGGCCACCATGGCTCAAGGGCAAGTACATGCTGGTGCGGTATGAAGACCTGGCCAGGAACCCCATGAAAAAGACTGAGGAGATCTATGATTTCCTGGGCATCCCCATGGACAGCAATGTCGAGCGCTGGATACAGAACAACACCCGAGGAGACAGGTCCTCCTCCAAACACAAGTACGGGACGGTGCGCAACTCGGCGGCGACGGCGGAGAAGTGGCGCTTCCGTCTGTCCTACGAGATCGTGGCGTTCACCCAGCACGCCTGCCAACAGGTGCTGGCGCAGCTCGGCTACAAAACTGCTGGCTCCGAGGAAGAGCTGAAGAACCTCTCCATCAGCTTGGTGGAGGAGAGAGACTTCCTGCCCTTCTCCTAA